A stretch of the Malus sylvestris chromosome 10, drMalSylv7.2, whole genome shotgun sequence genome encodes the following:
- the LOC126585912 gene encoding uncharacterized protein LOC126585912, translating into LFKDPPQHRVGHTPVFGTASLAVNGDEDGPSTIQEIRVENPSSGEGSIPKAMQQNKARRLKENGKAKDDYAAQHEVVASLRLMAEQNAFVVEEMNCRHEERAKQIQKEIDDRNMQMNTSDYTLMSKAYLDRKKREIMARRQLFTFDSTFTMVDDEDDVDYEL; encoded by the coding sequence TTATTTAAAGATCCCCCTCAACATAGAGTAGGTCATACCCCGGTGTTTGGAACTGCATCCTTAGCTGTAAATGGGGATGAAGATGGACCTTCTACCATTCAAGAAAtaagggtagaaaatccgtcTTCGGGTGAAGGTTCCATACCTAAGGCTATGCAACAAAACAAGGCCCGAAGGTTGAAAGAAAATGGTAAGGCAAAGGATGATTACGCTGCTCAACATGAAGTGGTGGCCTCATTGCGATTAATGGCAGAGCAAAATGCCTTTGTTGTGGAAGAAATGAACTGTAGGCATGAAGAACgtgccaaacaaatacaaaaagagATTGATGATAGGAATATGCAAATGAACACTTCGGATTACACTCtaatgagtaaggcctatttgGATAGGAAAAAGAGGGAAATTATGGCCCGGCGACAGTTGTTTACTTTCGACTCTACTTTTACAATggtggatgatgaagatgatgttgattatgagctttaa